In one window of Astyanax mexicanus isolate ESR-SI-001 unplaced genomic scaffold, AstMex3_surface scaffold_48, whole genome shotgun sequence DNA:
- the LOC111190550 gene encoding alpha-tectorin-like isoform X11, translated as MGFLIPLCIPLLLLISDVGSDTFTEIPQTTTTELLTTTTEAISNPSTDPCYNYSILDEPWRATNSPNYWWGLHCDQYISWNGWYRLLHQGNSVRMPDSCVSENMCGTHAPLWLNGPHPRLEDGVVSRQVCGSWNGACCYFNSFPIQVKACPGNYYVYEFVSPNGCSLAYCADVGNETTTEIPQTTTTETLPTTTEAISNPSTDPCDNYSILDEPWRATNSPNYWWGVHCDQYTSWNGWYRLLHQGNSVRMPDSCVSENMCGTHAPLWLNGPHPRLEDGVVSRQVCGSWNGACCFFNSSPIQVKACPGDYYVYEFVRPSSCSLAYCADVGNETTTEIPQTTTTETLPTTTEAISNPSTDPCDNYSILDEPWRATNSPNYWWGVHCDQYTSWNGWYRLLHQGNSVRMPDSCVSENMCGTHAPLWLNGPHPRLEDGVVSRQVCGSWNGACCFFNSSPIQVKACPGDYYVYEFVRPSSCSLAYCADVGNETTTEIPQTTTTETLPTTTDVGSITPSEITTTTQPPTTTTETPTTTAPLNTSTGPFYPFGVGDIENGRIDDGGSPAISLLQHFIFFGTTYAQLYVNNNGHLTFDQSWYSYVPYQFPANAGRDIIAPYWTDIDNYYNGIISYQQYTSGSVLTQATQDINQYFPQLHFNATWVFVATWNRVGYCCSNSGEETSFQVVLISDGRLSFVLMNYGHIAPTSRAVQAGYDTSDSSYYFSIPGSFQRNYNNDFTYTSNVNVTGRWAFRVDHGSQTCQFNGNTVPQGTSFWTDSSCWERCTCTRRGLQCSSQPCTYSQACRPAALEYSCQNVQRQTCTISGDPHYYTFDNQIFHFQGTCTYVLSEACGDGLPYYRIEGKNEHRGSTRVSWTRLVRVFVYDEELELVKDHQYEAKVNGSFASTPFSLRNGSIQVYQSGFSVAISTDFGLVVTYDAYSYVTISVPFDYQNATCGLCGNFNHHPEDDFRTPSGEVLSSDTDFANSWTATGDTDPGCQNTCSGLTCAACTEAQRSLYSNSDYCGILGDPAGPFSSCHSRLSPQTFMENCIYDLCVGGGYQPILCQALNVYSAQCQQQGVQLGLWRRQGFCEISCPRNSHFESSGTSCPATCSNPTAPVNCPLPNQESCICDAGYVLSAGECVSQANCGCTFEGLYYASGQSVILDGDCGRQCSCNSGVMSCQNYQCGPQEMCAIHNGVRGCRPIGYSTCWVEGPGFYHTYDGLMFSYPGACELTLSRVMGLSPLPNFAVTIQKQPSGPQGFSRVLTFEAEGTQVSMKMEEGGTATVDGQEVALPFSVGSGRIHIYHSSVKGIIMETTFGVTVRADWPHLIRITVPSTYNGTLGGLCGNFNEYLEDEFLSPDGVLLNDSRTFGDSWRDGSLSAHCEESTDIWQKGYYQDSNQFRMHCSILSSPSGPFAQCHSSLDPSAKVEDCISSLQQTEGAKEALCEALRGYAVLCQQNGIVLQEWRNITDCEFPCPTNSHYELCGTSCPAACPSLSFPYLCTQHCQEGCQCDDGLLLSGDHCVPPIGCGCLQEGRYRQGGERFWYGEQCQSLCICDGTTGFVRCNPSSCSEQETCRIVGGEYGCHPQPRATCSASGDPHYTSFDGRNFDFQGTCRYILSTVCSDNQDLPFFQVVAKNEAWNGLPVSITVEVSVNVSGHLVLVSRNKRGIAVIDSETKNLPVLLDSGSVSVYSSGQNTFITTDFGLSVSYDGSWVVRVTVPANYSGATCGLCGNFNGQTNDDFRIRSGELVSSASQFGADWKVGNDTSCDDECGDSCARCQNPVSARSQCEILRDRQGPVSFCHSYVDPEAYFNDCAFDLCLSEYQHDVLCRSIQTYVSACQSANAPVLPWRQNTTCRMDCPMNSHYELCGTDCEHTCASSIDSVCEHACSEGCFCNEGFVRSGGFCIPVEQCGCLYNGFYFNIGEKFWNQECSQHCECFAPNDLRCSSISCSPTQECMVKNGQRGCYSTMSSCMVWGDPHYLTFDGAVTTFQGTCSYEISKTCGNLLDNGLEFLVVATNMHRENKDVSFASVVDIWLSKGGQRSQITIGQNKRVKVDGTDIDSSAFQIGQLAELHQENDFVVVNASSELMVYFDGRFTLLVRLDESFHGSVCGMCGNNNGDAADDKAMPSGALAPSDDEFGNSWRSEISTQGCGAIDQRYDVNDCPFTQEYSEVCSIITNTSGPFQHCHFHVNPMVYFRSCVYDLCVYSSANGMLCSALEAYEVACTTMGLEISEWRSDLGCSYTDPCAELECTADEWCGEKDNIYGCFCNENHPRPKKESYDSKEECESSSGTMSLSRCQLFEAGFSADILHLSDPNCTGTIQNGRLVFSFDNDANICGTNLVANGTHFIYENTIQGGADSARGSIHRKKYLELQFSCIYQISQTLSMDTELTPLQSVVRKRLPGQGMYQVRIVPYQDAALSQPYNGSVKIVVDERIYVGVFVQGVDSRQIATVIDSCWATPENDQNHAVRWDLITNRCPNPEDTTVEVLQNGVSTTGRFSFRMFAFNGDYQKVFLHCSIHLCILEGNNCAARCFPGFHHRVGRSVDIHDMASISVGPFIWTV; from the exons ATGTTGGAAATGAAACCACTACAGAAATaccacaaacaacaacaactgaGACACTGCCTACCACTACAG AGGCCATCAGTAACCCAAGCACTGACCCCTGTGATAACTACAGCATACTGGATGAGCCCTGGAGAGCCACAAACAGCCCCAATTACTGGTGGGGTGTACACTGTGACCAATACACCAGCTGGAACGGCTGGTATCGTCTGCTCCATCAGGGCAATAGCGTCCGGATGCCAGATTCATGTGTTAGTGAGAACATGTGTGGAACTCATGCCCCTCTCTGGCTGAATGGTCCTCATCCTCGACTGGAAGATGGAGTAGTCAGTCGGCAGGTCTGTGGGAGCTGGAACGGTGCCTGCTGCTTTTTTAATTCCTCCCCCATTCAAGTGAAAGCCTGTCCTGGAGATTACTACGTTTATGAGTTCGTCCGTCCAAGCAGCTGTTCTTTAGCTTACTGTGCAG ATGTTGGAAATGAAACCACTACAGAAATaccacaaacaacaacaactgaGACACTGCCTACCACTACAG AGGCCATCAGTAACCCAAGCACTGACCCCTGTGATAACTACAGCATACTGGATGAGCCCTGGAGAGCCACAAACAGCCCCAATTACTGGTGGGGTGTACACTGTGACCAATACACCAGCTGGAACGGCTGGTATCGTCTGCTCCATCAGGGCAATAGCGTCCGGATGCCAGATTCATGTGTTAGTGAGAACATGTGTGGAACTCATGCCCCTCTCTGGCTGAATGGTCCTCATCCTCGACTGGAAGATGGAGTAGTCAGTCGGCAGGTCTGTGGGAGCTGGAACGGTGCCTGCTGCTTTTTTAATTCCTCCCCCATTCAAGTGAAAGCCTGTCCTGGAGATTACTACGTTTATGAGTTCGTCCGTCCAAGCAGCTGTTCTTTAGCTTACTGTGCAG ATGTTGGAAATGAAACCACTACAGAAATaccacaaacaacaacaactgaGACACTGCCTACCACTACAG ATGTTGGCAGCATTACCCCGTCAGAAATAACTACTACGACTCAGCCACCCACTACTACTACAG AGACGCCGACCACGACTGCTCCACTGAACACTAGCACAG GTCCTTTCTATCCATTTGGAGTTGGGGATATAGAGAACGGGCGAATTGATGATGGAGGTTCACCAGCTATATCTCTTCTACAGCACTTTATATTCTTTGGCACAACATACGCTCAACTTTAT gTCAACAATAATGGACACTTAACTTTTGATCAGTCGTGGTACAGCTACGTCCCCTATCAGTTTCCTGCTAATGCTGGACGAGACATCATTGCTCCATACTGGACAGACATTGACAATTATTACAATGGAATCATCTCATACCAGCAATACACATCTGGCAGTGTTCTCACTCAGGCTACCCAGGACATTAACCAGTATTTCCCTCAGCTTCATTTTAATGCCACTTGGGTCTTTGTTGCAACGTGGAACAGAGTAGGATACTGTTGCTCTAACTCAGGCGAa GAAACATCTTTCCAAGTAGTCTTGATTTCTGATGGACGGCTGTCTTTTGTTCTAATGAACTATGGTCACATTGCTCCAACAAGCCGGGCTGTACAG GCTGGTTATGACACAAGTGACTCCAGCTACTATTTCTCAATCCCCGGATCATTTCAACGCAACTACAACAATGACTTCACATACACAAGCAATGTGAATGTCACGGGCAGATGGGCTTTCCGTGTAGATCACGGATCACAAACATGTCAGTTTAATG GCAACACTGTACCTCAGGGAACCAGTTTCTGGACAGATTCCTCATGCTGGGAGAGATGCACCTGCACTCGCAGGGGTCTCCAGTGCAGCTCACAGCCTTGCACATACTCTCAAGCCTGCCGGCCTGCTGCCTTGGAGTACAGCTGCCAAAATGTTCAACGCCAAACCTGCACCATCTCTGGAGACCCTCACTACTACACCTTTGACAATCAGATCTTCCACTTTCAGGGGACCTGCACCTATGTCCTGTCGGAG GCTTGTGGGGATGGGTTGCCATACTATCGAATTGAAGGGAAAAATGAGCACAGGGGCAGCACACGTGTATCATGGACACGCTTAGTCCGAGTGTTTGTCTATGATGAAGAACTGGAACTGGTGAAAGATCATCAATATGAGGCCAAG gTCAATGGCAGTTTTGCATCAACACCTTTCAGCCTCCGGAATGGCTCCATTCAagtctaccagtcaggtttttcAGTGGCCATCAGTACAGATTTTGGCTTGGTTGTCACATATGATGCATATTCCTACGTGACCATCAGTGTGCCTTTTGACTACCAGAATGCAACCTGTGGCCTATGTGGCAATTTCAACCACCACCCAGAGGATGACTTCCGTACACCTTCAGGTGAAGTCTTGAGTTCAGATACAGACTTTGCAAATTCTTGGACAGCAACAGGGGACACAGATCCTGGCTGCCAGAATACCTGCTCAGGCTTGACTTGTGCTGCTTGTACTGAAGCTCAGAGGAGCCTCTACAGTAATTCAGACTACTGTGGAATCCTGGGAGATCCTGCTGGTCCTTTTAGCTCTTGCCACTCAAGACTGTCACCCCAGACCTTTATGGAGAACTGCATCTATGATCTTTGTGTGGGAGGAGGATACCAGCCAATCCTATGCCAGGCACTCAATGTGTATTCTGCTCAATGCCAGCAGCAAGGCGTTCAGCTTGGCCTTTGGAGGAGACAAGGATTCTGTG AAATCTCATGTCCCAGGAACAGTCACTTTGAGTCCAGTGGAACAAGCTGCCCTGCAACGTGCAGTAACCCCACTGCTCCCGTAAACTGCCCTTTGCCGAACCAGGAGAGCTGCATCTGTGACGCAGGATATGTCCTAAGTGCTGGAGAATGTGTATCTCAAGCCAACTGTGGCTGCACTTTTGAAGGACTCTACTATGCCAGTGGTCAGTCAGTGATATTGGATGGGGACTGTGGGAGGCAGTGTTCCTGCAACAGTGGAGTAATGAGCTGCCAAAACTACCAGTGTGGTCCACAAGAGATGTGTGCAATCCATAATGGTGTGAGAGGCTGCAGACCAATAGGCTATTCCACCTGCTGGGTTGAAGGACCAGGCTTCTATCACACATACGATGGACTGATGTTCAGCTACCCAGGAGCCTGTGAACTGACCCTCAGCAGGGTGATGGGACTTTCTCCACTCCCTAACTTTGCAGTAACAATTCAGAAACAGCCCTCAGGCCCTCAGGGCTTTTCCAGAGTGCTGACATTTGAGGCAGAGGGAACTCAGGTTTCTATGAAGATGGAAGAAGGAGGAACAGCAACT GTGGATGGTCAGGAAGTTGCTCTGCCATTTAGCGTTGGCAGCGGTCGAATCCATATCTACCACAGCAGTGTGAAGGGCATAATCATGGAAACCACTTTTGGTGTAACTGTACGAGCTGACTGGCCACACCTCATCCGAATCACTGTCCCCAGTACCTACAATGGCACACTTGGAGGACTGTGTGGGAATTTCAATGAATACCTTGAAGATGAATTCCTCAGTCCCGATGGAGTCTTGCTGAATGACTCGCGAACATTTGGGGATAGCTGGCGAGATGGGTCCCTCTCAGCCCACTGTGAAGAATCCACTGATATCTGGCAAAAAGGGTATTATCAGGACAGCAACCAGTTCAGGATGCATTGCAGCATACTTTCCTCACCATCTGGACCTTTCGCTCAATGCCACAGCAGTCTGGATCCCTCGGCGAAGGTAGAGGATTGTATCAGTTCCCTGCAACAGACAGAGGGTGCAAAGGAAGCCCTGTGTGAGGCCCTGCGAGGGTATGCTGTGCTTTGCCAGCAAAATGGCATTGTCTTGCAAGAATGGAGAAACATCACTGACTGTG AGTTCCCCTGCCCAACCAACAGTCATTATGAGCTGTGTGGAACTTCCTGCCCAGCAGCCTGCCCTAGTCTCTCATTCCCCTATCTGTGCACCCAACACTGCCAGGAAGGGTGCCAGTGTGATGATGGGCTTCTTCTGAGTGGAGACCACTGTGTGCCACCCATTGGCTGTGGCTGTCTGCAAGAAGGGCGCTATAGGCAGGGTGGGGAGCGTTTCTGGTACGGTGAGCAGTGCCAGTCCCTATGCATCTGTGATGGGACCACAGGTTTTGTCCGCTGCAACCCATCATCTTGCAGTGAGCAGGAAACCTGTCGTATTGTCGGAGGAGAATATGGCTGCCACCCTCAACCCCGTGCCACATGTTCTGCATCAGGGGATCCCCATTACACCTCTTTTGATGGACGTAATTTTGACTTCCAGGGCACCTGCAGATATATCTTGTCAACTGTCTGCAGTGACAATCAAGATCTACCATTTTTCCAGGTTGTTGCAAAAAATGAAGCATGGAATGGGCTCCCAGTCTCAATCACTGTTGAAGTTTCTGTTAATGTCTCAGGACACCTGGTTCTGGTCTCACGTAACAAGCGTGGCATTGCTGTG ATTGACAGTGAGACTAAGAATCTTCCAGTCCTCCTGGATTCTGGCAGTGTCTCTGTTTACTCCAGTGGGCAGAACACATTCATTACAACTGACTTTGGCCTAAGTGTGAGTTACGATGGCTCTTGGGTAGTGCGCGTCACTGTTCCAGCTAATTACAGTGGAGCAACCTGTGGCCTGTGTGGTAACTTTAATGGCCAGACAAATGATGATTTCCGAATTCGCTCAGGTGAACTGGTTTCTTCAGCTTCTCAGTTTGGAGCTGACTGGAAGGTCGGGAATGATACTTCATGCGATGATGAATGTGGAGACTCCTGTGCACGATGCCAAAACCCAGTGTCAGCACGGTCTCAGTGTGAGATTCTCAGGGACAGACAGGGTCCTGTAAGTTTCTGTCATTCCTACGTGGACCCCGAGGCCTACTTTAACGATTGTGCTTTCGACTTATGCCTCTCGGAGTACCAACATGATGTACTGTGTCGATCTATTCAAACCTATGTGAGTGCCTGCCAGTCTGCCAATGCTCCAGTCTTGCCCTGGAGGCAGAACACAACCTGCC GCATGGACTGTCCCATGAACAGCCACTATGAACTTTGTGGCACAGACTGTGAGCATACCTGTGCTAGTAGCATTGATTCTGTATGCGAGCATGCCTGTTCAGAGGGCTGCTTCTGTAATGAAGGCTTTGTGAGAAGTGGGGGCTTCTGTATCCCAGTGGAACAATGTGGCTGCCTCTACAATGGATTTTATTTCAAT ATAGGTGAGAAGTTCTGGAACCAAGAATGTTCACAACACTGTGAGTGTTTTGCTCCCAATGACCTCCGCTGCTCCTCCATCTCCTGCTCTCCCACCCAGGAGTGTATGGTCAAGAATGGCCAACGCGGCTGCTACAGCACAATGTCCTCATGCATGGTGTGGGGTGATCCCCATTACCTTACCTTTGATGGAGCTGTAACCACCTTCCAG GGCACTTGCTCATATGAGATATCTAAGACCTGTGGCAATCTCTTAGACAACGGCCTGGAGTTTCTTGTAGTGGCGACCAACATGCACCGTGAGAACAAGGATGTGTCCTTTGCCTCTGTAGTGGACATATGGCTTTCTAAAGGGGGACAGCGTTCACAGATTACTATCGGACAGAACAAGAGAGTGAAG GTTGATGGGACAGACATTGACTCATCTGCTTTTCAAATCGGCCAACTTGCAGAATTACATCAGGAGAATGATTTTGTGGTTGTAAATGCATCCAGTGAGTTGATGGTCTACTTTGATGGTCGTTTTACACTTTTGGTGAGACTGGACGAAAGCTTTCACGGATCTGTATGTGGAATGTGTGGAAACAATAACGGAGACGCTGCAGATGACAAAGCTATGCCCAGTGGAGCTCTTGCACCCAGTGACGATGAATTTGGCAACAGTTGGAGATCAGAAATCAGCACCCAAGG GTGTGGAGCTATTGATCAGAGATATGATGTGAACGACTGCCCCTTCACACAGGAGTACTCTGAAGTCTGCAGCATCATCACCAACACCAGCGGACCTTTCCAGCACTGTCATTTCCATGTCAACCCCATGGTTTACTTCAGGTCCTGCGTGTATGATCTATGTGTCTACTCATCAGCCAATGGCATGCTGTGTTCAGCTCTGGAGGCCTATGAGGTTGCTTGCACTACAATGGGTCTGGAGATCTCAGAGTGGCGCTCTGATCTAGGCTGCT CGTACACGGACCCTTGTGCAGAGCTGGAATGCACAGCAGACGAGTGGTGTGGAGAGAAAGATAACATCTATGGCTGCTTCTGTAACGAGAACCATCCTAGACCAAAGAAGGAGTCTTATG ACTCCAAAGaagagtgtgagagcagctctggCACCATGTCTCTGTCCCGCTGTCAGCTCTTTGAAGCTGGTTTCTCTGCTGACATCCTGCACCTGAGTGACCCCAACTGCACAGGGACAATCCAGAACGGCAGACTGGTCTTCTCCTTTGATAACGATGCAAACATCTGTGGGACAAATCTTGTG GCCAATGGTACACACTTCATCTATGAGAACACTATCCAAGGAGGAGCAGACTCAGCAAGAGGATCCATCCACAGAAAGAAATATCTAGAACTGCAGTTCTCCTGCATTTATCAGATCAGCCAGACCCTCTCCATGGACACAGAATTGACCCCTCTGCAGAG cGTCGTGCGCAAGAGGCTTCCAGGTCAGGGGATGTACCAGGTCCGGATCGTTCCCTATCAGGATGCTGCCCTCTCCCAACCTTACAACGGCAGTGTGAAGATAGTGGTGGACGAGAGGATCTATGTGGGAGTGTTTGTTCAGGGGGTGGACAGTCGTCAGATTGCCACAGTGATAGACTCATGTTGGGCCACTCCTGAGAATGACCAGAACCATGCTGTCCGCTGGGATCTCATCACTAACAG gTGTCCTAATCCAGAGGATACGACAGTAGAAGTTCTTCAGAACGGTGTCTCCACTACTGGCCGTTTCTCCTTCAGGATGTTTGCCTTTAATGGAGACTATCAGAAAGTTTTCCTTCACTGCTCCATTCACCTGTGCATTCTGGAGGGCAACAACTGTGCAGCG CGCTGTTTCCCTGGGTTTCACCACAGAGTTGGCCGGTCTGTGGACATCCATGACATGGCCTCCATATCTGTGGGGCCTTTCATCTGGACAGTCTGA